The stretch of DNA AAGAGCAAAGAATTCATTTTCTTTTTGCCTGCTGATCATGCGGAAGAAATCTCCGTGCCTGATGAGATGATCGAACGATTCCAGGATGACGACCAAATTACGCAATGGCAAGAAAGAGCCTTTCCAAAGGATAAGCCTGACCCGAATTGTCGTGACCGCAATGGGATGGTTCGCAAGAACCCACCAGAGCCTGGTGATCCTGTGTTCTTCTTGCGAGAAAACGAGCAACTTACTTTCTTCGGGCGGGCCCAGATGTTCCGCCTGCCCTACACGCAACGCCCCATAGACCTTGTTCCGCCAGAATTGCGCCGACCTGAAGACATTGACTATGCGGAAGCGTTGTTCGGCTTTGTGCGAACCAAGAAAGAGCTGGCAGAGATGAAACAACGCGGTGTCATCCAGGAAATCCCGAAGCAGGGCGATAAGCGTCGGGCTTATGCTGGTCGGGTGTTTGTAACAGACGCCGTGTTAGAAGATGGGCAGAGCGACTACTGGCTATCTCCTGATCCAATCACTCCAAAGATTCTCGCCACGCCGAAACCGACTGCCTTTCAACACTACCTTGTGCAAACCGGGGACAATAAAAGCCAACTAAAGCACTACGGCAGTCCAACTCCACAGGACACCATCATTCGCGGACACAAACGCTACTGGCACCAGGGTCTGAGCTCAGACGAAGGGTTGACGCTCGATCGAATTCGGGAACTGATCGAGGACGAGAGAGCGCGACTCCACCAGTTAGCAGAAACGAGTACGCAGCACACGCAATTCAAACCGGTAAAACCAGGTGTGAAATTCACGTTCCGTGTTTACTTCGAGAACCTCTGCGACCGCGAGCTGGGCGCACTGTGCTGGACGCTGCATCCGTTGGGAGATTCGAGCAAAGAATATTGTCACCATCTCGGCATGGGCAAGCCGCTGGGCATGGGTGCGGTGAAGCTGGAGGCAACCCTGCATCTGACCAATCGGTCCACGCGCTACGGTACACTGTTTGATGGTGATAATTGGCAGACAGGAGCAACAGCAAGTAGTGAGTCGTTGTCCGACCGCGGAACGCTGGAAGCACGCGTCAAAGATTTTGAGCAGCATGTCCTCGAAACGCTCGGCCACAGCGCAACAGGCCATCATCTCTCTGAAGTGAAGCGCATTGGAATGTTGCTCAAGCTGATGGAATGGCCAGGCTTCCGGGCAGTGCCGCCTATTCCCGGTCAGCCTGCGCCCAACAATTGTGTTATTACCGAAAATGGAGTCCAGCGCCCCAATACGCGCTACATGATGATTGAACTGCCGGGTGTTTCAGGATCAGGGAGAAATGAATACCGTGACCGTCCCGTGTTGCCCGATCCTTGTGCCTTCGATTCCAGTATCTGCACTCTCGCTGAGTCAGCTTCAAACAGCTCGGATGCACCTGCAAGTGCATCAGCTCAACCCAGTACCTCCAGTGGCTCGACTCCTTCACTGCCATCATCCTTGAAGGTCGTCTCTAATCCATCCGGTCGAAAAGCGAAAAAACGAAAGCGGAAGAGGCCAAACCGATAACAAGACGGGAGTCAGTTACTCCGATGGGAGATGACAGAAGTGACAAACCGGCAGCTCAAACCGATGACGGTGAGATTACCGTCTGCAGTAATTTCCCTCCATATCCGAAGGGAACGGCGGGAACGCGCTGTCGCGCTGACGTCACGAGGGAAGAGGGAAAAGCACGCCGTGCACTATTTAAGGGGTGGAAGTAGATGAACCCGTGGTGTTAGTTTGACGCACATATCTTTTCTAACCTAAAAACTATCTGGTTCAAAGGAGAGATCAGAGATGAACACGCGTGATGTAACCGTAACGCTGATTCCTACCGAAGAGGATTTTCAGATCCTCGACATCTTCATGGAAGCTGGGCGGATTCGACCCGATGTCATCCGCTCTCTGAGCCTTCCCTCGAACATCGATCCTGCCAAGGGAGTCGTCATTAGTGGGAGAGCACCAATTTGGTTATATGCCCGTTTAGTTCACCTATGTTTGAACGCCCCATGGGTCGCCACGTATGACCCAAAGGCTGGAGCTATCATTGTTGTCCGTCGCTCGGTGGATCGGCCACAAGTGGGTGATGTCATTCCGAAGGAAAAGGTATTCTGCTATTTGCCCAAGCATTCGGGGCCATCCAACCAAGAGGAGCCAAAGCCTGGAATCGGCTCCAAAGCGATTGCTTTCCTGGGACCGCCGCACAGTGGAAAGTCGGTGTTGATGAACGCACTTCGAATCAAGATGCAAGAGGTACTCCCTGCTGAGAAATTTCAACGTGATTTCTACGTTCTTCGCGCCTGCCCTGACGGCGAGGGGGATTGGTTCAACGAAATTCCCCAAGAGGTCGCAATGACGCTACGCTATAAGAACCGCTTTGACGATGAGTTTGTGAATCAAATCTGCCAAGCCCTAGAGCAGCTCCGCCAACAAAAGCAACTATTGCTCGTCGACTGCGGTGGCAAGATTGACAGAAAGAACCAGCGCATCCTCAACCGGTGCACACACGCCGTCATCGTGTCGCGCCATCCTGAGGAAATCCCCCTCTGGCGAGGAGCGGCGTTCTCCAGTGAGCTGGAAATCCTGGCGGAAGTAGAATCCCTCACCAATTCCTGCGCTGAAGTGCTTTCTTCTTCGCCTCTTCGCATACGCTTAGGCAAGTTAGAACGAGGAGAACGCTTGGCTGTTCCCGACGAGCTTTGGGGTTGCTTGAAATCTTTAATTGTTGATTGAAAATCTTTTGATTTGGAGATCGCTTATGGCACGCATCACAGAACGCAGCGCACGCGAGGCAGGGGCAGAGGATGCAAGAAGGAATTATCCTCCAAGCGACTTTGATGGCCAAGACGGTCGCATTTCGGACTTTGAGAAGCAAGTGGCCACTGTCACTAAAAAAGAGATAGCGGATGCCGTTGAAAAATGGCGTCAAAGGGAAAACGAGGTGCTGAAGGAGCTCAGGACCATGGTTCCCGAATTACAGGCATCGCTCCACCGCTTCGAGGATACTCTGGAAACCCACAGGCGCCAATTTAGCCGAGATGTTGCCCCTGAGCCACCCCATCGTTATGGGAAAGTAGCCATTGCTGTCCTTGTTCTCCTTTTCCTCTTCGAAGGAGGCGTCAATATCTTCACGTTCCGCTTCCTGCGTGAGCCCGGCATCACCACTGTTGTCATTGGCCTGGCATTGGCAGTTCTCATCCCCTTCTCGGGATTCTATGCGGGTCGAATTCTGAAAGCCAAGGAGAAAGGATTTGTGGAGTGGGTTGTCGCCGTGCTGTTAGTCTTGAGTGCAGCCGCCCTGATCTTTGTTGTGGCACAAGGACGGCGGATCGGAATCGAGGCGCGTAAACACGATCCCAAAATTGTCGAAGAAGCGTTCTTAATTTTTCTGCTTCTGAATATCTTGCTCTTCGGGATCGCTTTTGGGGATGGCTATTTTTCAGGATACGTCTATCCCCGCTTGCAGAAAGCGTATGAGGAGCTGAGGCGTCGGAAGCGCCAATACATGAACAGACGTGCCCGCTTGAATGAGGCGTTCATCGGTGCTCTTAGCCATGTGCGGGAGAAGCTCGCCACGGCGCAACAACTTGGTGTGGTTTATCGCGAGGCTAACAGAAGAGCGCGAGGCAACGTGCCTCAGGAGGAGATACCAAAGTATTTTGTTGATGCGAGCTTCAAAGTAACCAGTGAAGTGCCCCAAGAAATAAGGAAATATCTTGATTCAGATGAGCCGGTGCGTGATTATGAGAAGAACCTGACGGATAACGAAGAGGCTATAAAGAATGGGCAAGAGTTGATCGGGAAAATAGATCGAGCCTTCAAGGAGGCTAAGTCATGAGATGGCTTCTTTTCCTCTGCGTGACAATCTTGTGCATTGGATGTAACAAGACAAAGATTGAGACGCTGGGTGTTCTGGTGATGGTTGATTTTTCAGTGAGCGCGCGTCCAGACCTGCCTGATTATCGGAAATATCTTTCCGTCATCCTGAACGAAATGCCCGCAGACAGTCGTCTCGTTGTCGGTAAAATCGGAGAGACCACTGAGGCTACCTTTGATCCCTTCATTAACGAAACGTTCCCTGATGAAGATTTTTGGACAACCAACCCTCAGGATGTTGCTGATGAGAAAGAGGCCATCAGAAAAAGATTCGAAACGCGCTGCGAGGAGGCTTTTCAGAACCCGACACTCAGTCCCTGGACGAACATCGTATCAGCTCTTTCTTTAGTTAAGCAGGTATTTCCAGATTCCAAGCGCCGTGTTCTCGTGCTGCTTTCAGATATGTTACATAGCTCATCGGACTTTGACCTGGAGAAAGTCAACATCACCGATGAATACATTGAGGCGACAATTGACAGGTTGAAGCGGGAGGATCGCCTACCACGACTTGATGGAGTAGAAGTTTATGTTGCGGGCGCTCGCGCGCCGACTGACGAGCGGTATCGGGCTGTCAGGAAATTCTGGGGTCGCGTGTTTGAAGAAACCGGTGTTCAACTTAAATCGTATGGGCATACCCTTCTCAATTTTGAGCTGCGATAAGCGAGTACGGCTTGACAGTAAGCGTTTTGAAAATGGTGACTGAGAGGGCAGAAGGTACAACCTCCCACGACTCCCCACACCTTTTTGACCTGCTACCCGTAGCGTGTTCACTACAGCCCGCCATGTGCGAGTGAGCCTGATTGAGACGGCAGCGGACATTGATGAAGATGGTAGCTGTCCCTGTGGGATTACGGTGGCTTATGCTAGAATGCTGATGATCAATAATCACGACGAGGACGATTATGTCTCAACCACTGACAGAGTTCATGCCGGATATTCGCCACATCATCACGGAGGACGATACTCCTGTGGACAATTTTGCCTCTGAAAAACAGCAACGGCTGCTGACCGAACCGCTCTACAGCTCATGGGCAGGCCCCGGCCAAGGGCGATCATTTCTGGTGGCTGCTAATGTAGGAATTTTCTACACGCCCCGCGCAGCGGCGATTGTGCCGGACGTGTTCCTCAGTTTGGACGTAGAGGTTGCGCCCGATTGGTGGCAGAAGGAGCACCGGTCATACTTTCTGTGGGAGTTTGGCAAGCCGCCGGAAGTCGTCATTGAGATTGTCTCGAATCGGGAAGGCGGGGAGGCTGACGAGAAGAAACAGAAGTACGCGCGGATCAAGGTTGGGTATTACGTGATTTACGATCCGTTGCAGCAGGTCATGCCAGAGCCGTTGACGATTTATCAATTGCGTGGGCATACGTATGTCTTACAGGCGGAGCCGCGCTTTCCTGATCTCAAGCTTGGTTTAACGCTGTGGGAAGGGGAATACGAAGGTAGGCAGGATGTATGGCTACGATGGACCGACGAGCAGGGACGAATTATCCTGACCGGTAAGGAGCGGGCTGAGGCGGAGCGGGAGCGGGCTGAGGCGGAGCGGGAGCGGGCTGAGGCGGAGCGGGAGCGGGCCGAGCAGGAGCGGCAACGGGCCGAGCAGGAGCGAGCGGAGAAGGAAGCATTACGTGAGCAACTTGAGTTGGAACGCCAACGCGTTGCCCAACTGACAGAGCGCCTGCGACAACTAGGCAGGGAGCCAGAGTAAAGATTTTCGTTGCTCAGAGCCTTCCCCTGTGTGGGTTCACACACCGATGAGTGGCGAGAAAGAATTAGCTCATGAAGCGCGCGAGCGACGCGAAAGAATGTCTTTTCCAGCATTCGTAGTGTGCGGCAACGCATCTCAGCGGTTTTTCTGAAAATCACCACAAAGACACAAAGAACGCAGAGAAGAAGCGTGGCCAACAAACTCCTTGACAATCCGAAGGCAATATAGGGTTCATGCTGGCAATCTAGCAGAGAAGAAGCGTGGCCGACAAACTCCTTGACAATGGCACTTGCTTCACCTCTCCATCTTGGCGGTGCTGTTTTTCATCCTCCGTTGTGTCCGCTCACAGATGAGCAATTGTTATGGCGTTACTGTTGCCGTCAGCGTGAATGTGGCTGCGCCCGGTCCGAAATTAGCGACGGCAATATAATACGTGCCAGCTCGCAACGGAGGCGAACTCGTCGTCGTGATAGTGATCGTCTCTGTGCCCCCAGCGGACGTTGAGCGATAATCCGCCACAGCTTGGCCACCTTGAATTTGAATAGGCTGACCGAAACGGACGAAGAGATCAACATCTTGATTGCCACTGAGATCAACTCTCAATCGCGTTGCGCCACTCGGAACTTGAATCGTGTATTGTGTTGAGTTGAGAATGCCGCTGCCCGGTTGAGGCGCTGGAATCGAACCCGTGTGCGGCACGCCGGAGGTGAGCATGATCACCGGAACCTGTGGAGGCGGGGCAGCTTGTGCAGCGAGCTTGGCGACGAATACATCAATTGCGCCAGCCCGCTCCCGCTGAAATGCGCTCGCCGTAGGGAAGTTGTTGGACGTGGTGATACCGGTTACATACGCTGCACCCGTTGAATCCACCGCAATGCCATACCCCGCGTCGCCGCTGTCAACACCCAGCAAGATGTTTTCGCTGCCACCCAGGTAGGTTGAGTAGACAAGGCCTGCCCCGGACGGATTCAGTTTCGTGACAAAGGCATTGGGATAGGTGCTGGACCCCAAAAACGTGCTTTGCCCCGGCAGCGCATCAAGGACAGGAAAGTTGGCCGACGTAGTTTGCCCAGTTACATAGACGTTGCCGGCTTGGTCCAGGGCAATTGCGTAGGCAAGATCATCACTGTTGCCGCCTAGAAAGGTTGAGTAAACAAGCGCTGTGCCACTGGCGTTAAGCTTAGCGATGAAGCCGTCCCTGAAGCCGCCATGTGTTCGCTGAAAAGCGCCGCTCGTTACCGGGAAGGGTTTCAAAGGAGGTGAACGATCTGTGGACAGAGTCCAGCCGGTCACATAGGCGTTGCCGGCGCTATCCACAACGATGCCGCGACCAACATCAGGCCGATCGCCCCCCAGGAAGGTTGAGTAAACGAGCGCCGTCCCGCCAGCATTCACCTTGGTCACAAACGCCTCACACTCGAAGCAGCCGACGACCCCACAACCGGTATCGGTGTGAGTTGGCTGAAAGACGCCCGGCGTTGCCGGAAAATCAGGAGACTTGGTACAGCCCGTCACATAGGCATTACCGGCGCTATCTACGGCGATGGCGTAGCCTTCATCATCTAATGGATTGCCGCCGAACGTCACGCCGTAATTGAGCGTCGAGCCTGTCGGATTCAGTTTTGCCACGAGCACATCATAGGAGACATTGGCAGGGCGATACGACCGGCCGACGATATACGCGCTGTTGGTGGCGTCCAGCGCAATCCCATAACCGAAGTCACGCTCAGCCGTGCCAATGTAGGTGGAGTAGATGAGCGATGAGCCCGTCGGACTGAGCTTCGTCACGAAAGCGTCATACTGGCCGCCGCCGAACGTGCGCTGAAACGCGCCTGCCGTCGTTGGAAAGTTGCTGGAACCGGTCAACCCTGTTACATAGGCATGACCCATCGCGTCCACAGCGATGCCGTAGCCAGTCTCGCTATCGGAGCCGCCCAGATAGGTTGAGTAGACAAGCGCGCCGCTGGGGCTAAACTTGGCCACAATGGCATCAAACGGGCCTGAAGTTTCATAAGCATTCCTTGTCGGGAAATCGGAAGAAATGGTTTCGCCGGTCACATAGACGCTGCCGGTGGCGTCTACAGCGATGGCATAGCTTCGATCATTATTGTCGCCTCCTAAGTACGTCGAGTAGCTCAACACAGGATCAATGATGAGCGGGTGACTGGTGTCGTAGCGTTCCACCTGAAAGCCGATGATCGAGCGCGGCGCTTCCATCAGTTGGCTGCCCGTGGACGATTGGGATAGGAATTTGAATGAGCCAGCGACGTGCACTCGTTGGCCGTTAATGTCTTGATAGATGAACGGTCGCCGCTGGCGAAGCTGTTGGCGGCCGATGTGGATGACGAGATCACCTTGGGCATCTATGTTCAGGTGATCACCACCCTCAATGCCAATTCTGATGACGTTAGGATCAATTCCCGGCGCAACGACGAAGTCGTATTCCAATTGGTTCTGATTGCCATAGTAAATGAGGTCCACGCCGGGATAGACCTGAGCATATTTGATCTTGGCGTACATGGGAATGTCTGTGCGCCATTGCTGCGGGTCGTTGCCGATGAAGTAATGCTTTCGCGCGGCTATTGGCTCTAAGCCGACAATCTGAGGTGTAGTCCTAGCGCCGATCAGCTTCAGGCGCAGTGTAGCCGATTGTGACTCTTGGAGGTTGGTTTCGGGTTCGCCGGCGTCTGCTCGGGCGGTTGAACGATCTTGCTTGGACTCGCGAGCGTTCGTTGCTCGCAGGTGTAAGACAGCCTCGGTGGCAGCGAAATACACGTCGTAGCCAGGCCCGCGCGCCAGGAACTTGACGCGAGGATCACACTGTCCTTGATTCGATTCAAAGCTCAATGGTTGTTGCGCGAAACGTGTGTTGACCCAGGAGGTCAGCGTCGCTGCGCGGGCAGATAGCGCAGAGTTGAGGCTGGCCGCGCCGTTGATGTCGTGATGAAGGGGAGACGTCCAGCCAAGCCACCATACACCAATCAGCATAAGGGAAAACGTTCGTTTCATGGATCTCCACTCCAGCTTTCAACTTTTGCATAAGAGGGCGGCAGATTACAAAATATCAGTCCATTTTTCAAGTCAAACGCCACGACGCGGGTTCGGGACGTAAGGTCGTGATGGCGCGGCTTCGTTGCATGAGTGCTTGAGTTTGGTGGCGAGGTTGTGTAGCTTATGCCTGCTCATGTAAGGAGGATTCAATGAAAAAACAGATTGCATTGTCTCTCATTGTAGTTTGTTTATCGGTGGCGCTTGTTCGGGCGCAAGAACCTGTTGATCTGGGGATGGTGATGCGCATCAAGGCGGAAGGGTTTGAGCGATCAAAGGTCATGGATACGCTCTGGTATTTGACCGAGCATGCCGGGCCGCGATTGACGAATTCGCCGCAACTGAAGCAGGCCAGCCAGTGGTGTGTGAAGAAACTGACCGAGTGGGGGCTGGTGAACGCGCGGCTGGAGCCGTGGGGCATTTTTGGTCGTGGCTGGTCGGTTGAGCGGTTTTCCATTGAGATGGTTGAGCCGCATTTCATGCCGATTATCGCCTATCCGAAGGCATGGACGGCCAGTACCAACGGCGTCGTGAGTGGCACGCCAGTACTGGTTGAAATTCGGTCGGAAGCCGATTTTGAGAAGTATCGCGGCAAGCTCAAAGGGGCGATCGTCATGAATGAATCGCCGCGTCAAGTCGAGCCTCGTTTTGAAGCCGACGCTCGACGCCATTCGGATCAAGACTTGCAACGGCTGGCCGGCGCGCCGGAACCGGCAAGCGTGCCAGGTCGCGCTCAGCAGCGCCAGGAATTTCGCGCGCGACGCGCCTTGCAGGAGAAAATAGGAAATTTCTTCCGCCAGGAGGGCGTCGCTGTGCTGCTGGAGCCGAGTCGCGGCGAACACGGCACGATTTTTGTCGCCGGCGGTGGGGATTATAAGAAGGATGGCGAGCCTGGTGTGCCTGCCTTCGTCGTTGCGATTGAGCACTACGCGCGGATCGTTCGACATCTGGAGCGCAAGCAGCCGGTCAGATTAAACATTGAGTTGCGGGCAAAGTTTCATGATGAGGATTTGCAAGCCTACAACGTGATCGCTGAAATTCCCGGCACGGACCCGAAGCTCAAAGATGAATTGGTCATGCTGGGGGCGCATCTGGATTCGTGGCATGCCGGCACAGGGACAACCGATAATGGCGCTGGCTCGGCTGTGGTGATGGAGGCCGTGCGTATCCTGACGGCCATCGGCGCGCGGCCCCGGCGCACGATTCGTCTGGCGCTGTGGAGCGGCGAAGAGCAAGGATTGTTAGGCTCGCAGGAGTACGTCAAAACGCATTTCGCTGATCCGAAAACGATGCAATTGAAACCGGCGCATAGCAAGCTCTCGTGTTATTTCAATCTGGATAACGGCACGGGCAAGATTCGTGGCGTCTACCTACAAGGCAATGACGCCGTTCGCCCGATATTTGAAGCCTGGCTCAAACCATTTCATGATCTGGGGGCGACGACGCTGACGATCCGCAACACAGGCGGCACGGATCACCTTTCGTTCGATGCCGTTGGCTTGCCCGGCTTTCAATTCATTCAGGACCCGATTGAGTACGGCACGCGAACACATCACACGAATATGGATGTCTATGACCGCGCGTTGAAGGGGGACCTGATGCAGGCATCGGTCATCATAGCGTCGTTCGTCTATCACGCTGCCATGCGAGACGAGAAATTGCCGCGAAAGCCGTTGCCGCTGGCGCAGCCCGATGAGCAGTCAACGCCTGAGTAAATCCGTGAGACAGGCCATCGCGCGTCGGCGAGCAAGAATGCGGCTCGCCGACCACCCGGCATGAAACTCATCATTCAAATTCCTTGCTATAACGAAGCGGAGACGCTGCCGCTGACGTTGGATGATCTGCCTCGGCAGATTGAGGGGATTGATCAGATCGAAATTCTCGTCATTGATGACGGCAGTTCAGATGATACAGTCGAAGTGGCTCGGTCCCGGAACGTGCATCACGTTGTCCGGTTGACGCCGCATCGAGGATTGGCAGCGGCGTTTAATGCCGGCTTACGTGCCGGGTTGCAACGGGGCGCCGATGTTATTGTCAACATGGATGGTGATCATGCTTTTCGCGCTGAGGATATTGCGCGGCTTATTGCGCCGATACTGGCTGGACGCGCGGGCATGGTCATCGGCGTGCGCCCGTTGGATGATCGTCGGTACTTTCCGCCGTTGAAAAAAGCGCTTCATCGGCTGGGAAGCTGGCTGATCTCACGATTGATTGGACAGGCGATTCCCGACCCAACGAGTGGATTCCGCGCCTATAGTCGTGACGCTGCGATGAAACTTCATATCGTGTCGCGGCACACCTACGTGTTAGAATCAATCATTCAAGCGGCTCATCAGGGAGTCGCATTCGCGCATGTTCCCATCGGTGTGAATCCGCCGTTGCGCCCCTCGCGGCTCATCAAAAGCACAGCTCATTACGTTGCCCAATCAGCTTGGACAGTGCTGCGCGCTTGTGTGAGTTACAGAATGGGCAGGCTGCTGAAGGTGGTTGCGCCACGGTCTGGTCATGCGTGATTCGTCTATGAAGATTTGTCTATTGGGGCCGAGTTATCCCTATCGTGGCGGCATTGCGCACTACATGACGTTGCTGGCGAGAGAACTTCGCCGCCGTCATCACGTCGTTTTTTTCGGCTTCACTCGCCAGTATCCGCAGTGGCTCTATCCCGGCCAAACAGACCGCGATCCGAGCCAAGCCGCGTTGACCGACGAGTACATTCGCGTGCTCGATTCGCTCAACCCGTGGACGTGGATGCAGACGGCTCGGCGAATCTGTCGTGAGCAACCGCGGCTGTTGATTTTACCTTGGTGGACGTCGTTCTGGACGCCGGCATTTTGGACGGTTTCCTCATGGGTCAAACGAGCCAGCGCCACGACGGTTGTGTTTATCTGTCATAACGTCATTGAGCACGAGACGAATCTGATCAAGCAATTTTGCACACAGCTCGTTCTGCAAACCGGTGACGCCTTCATTGTGCATTCGACGCAAGATCGCGCGAGTCTGGCTACGATGTGTCCGGGGCGGCCGATTTATCAAGCATTTCATCCGAGCTATGCTGAGCTGGCGCCGACTCGGCTAGCGCGCCAAGAGGCTCGCCGCAAACTGAATGTTGGAGAGAAGGTGTTGCTCTTTTTCGGGTTCGTGCGGCCATATAAGGGCCTGGAATATGCCATCCGCAGTCTTCCGTTGATTTTGTCTAAGCATCAAGTGACGTTGATCGTTGCTGGCGAGATATGGTCGGGCCGACGAGAAATCAAAAAGTTGATCAGTCAATTGGGACTGGAAGCCCACGTGCGCATCGAGGATCGTTATATTGCCAATGAAGAGATCGGCCTCTATTTTTCGGCGGCTGATTTGTTGCTGTTGCCGTACCTGAGCGCCACACAGAGCGGGATTGCTCAGATTGCCTACGCGCAGGAAGTGCCGGTGGTGGCCACGCGCGTTGGGGGCTTGCTCGATGTCGTCACAGATGGGCAAACAGGCTACTTGGTCGAGCCAGCCTCGCCGACGGCGATTGCGGAAGCCGTGATTGATTTTTTTGATCATCATCGTGGCGATTACATGGTTGAGCAGATCAAGCGCCAACGATCGCGGTTCACGTGGGCGCCGATCGTTCAGGCGATCGAAGCGATCGGGCAACAGGATGATTGCGTTGACAATCATACTGTTTCATGATTAAACCTTGACTGACATTAAATCTTGACCGACATTGATCAAGCGAAATGGAGCGTGAGTGGAACCGAGTTCAACGAACGGCGTGTACACAATCCAGGTTGAGTTCGTCAAAATGACGTTGATGAGGAGGGATGCAATGTTCTCTCGAACAATTCTACGAATTATGAGCATGGCGATGATGGTCGGATTGATGATCGTCGCTTTGCTTGGAGCGCCGGCCAGCGGCGAATCGGAGAACGCGCCGGTTTCTATCATGCCGCTGCGCGAGGTGAAAGCGGGCATGAAGGGAACGATTCGGACGGTGTTTCAGGGGGATCAGATTGAAGAGTTCCAATTTGAGGTGCTCGGCACGATGCAAAGCGTCTTAGGCCCAAAGACTGACATCATTCTGGTGAGGTTGATTGGCGCCAAGCCTGAGTATACCGGCGTGGTTGCTGGCATGAGCGGCAGTCCAGCGATGATTGATGGGCGATTGGTCGGCGCGTTGTCGTTACGTTTTGGCGCTTTCGCCAAGGAGCCAATTGGCGGTCTGACGCCGATTGAATCTATGTTGCCGTTATTTGAGATGCCGTGGCCGGCCCGCCAGCAGCGCGCCGCTGTGCCAGCAGACATTCAAGCTACAGATAAACCGGCAAGCGTGGCTCAAACCAGCGCGACGAGCTCCTCGAGCGCCGTCTCGTTATTGGAGCCGATACCGACGCCGTTGTTCTTCAGTGGCTTCAGTCAAAGCATTGTTGACCATTTTGCGCCGGTCTTTGGCTCGTATCATCTTGTGCCAATGCTTGCTGGTAGCGGCGGTGCTGCCAGCCTTCAATTCAAGCCGGAGAGCGCTGCCGATTTGGTGCCGGGCGCGCCGATTTCGGCTGTGCTCGTCCGTGGCGATTTGGGCTTGTACGCGACAGGAACAG from Blastocatellia bacterium encodes:
- a CDS encoding M20/M25/M40 family metallo-hydrolase, with protein sequence MKKQIALSLIVVCLSVALVRAQEPVDLGMVMRIKAEGFERSKVMDTLWYLTEHAGPRLTNSPQLKQASQWCVKKLTEWGLVNARLEPWGIFGRGWSVERFSIEMVEPHFMPIIAYPKAWTASTNGVVSGTPVLVEIRSEADFEKYRGKLKGAIVMNESPRQVEPRFEADARRHSDQDLQRLAGAPEPASVPGRAQQRQEFRARRALQEKIGNFFRQEGVAVLLEPSRGEHGTIFVAGGGDYKKDGEPGVPAFVVAIEHYARIVRHLERKQPVRLNIELRAKFHDEDLQAYNVIAEIPGTDPKLKDELVMLGAHLDSWHAGTGTTDNGAGSAVVMEAVRILTAIGARPRRTIRLALWSGEEQGLLGSQEYVKTHFADPKTMQLKPAHSKLSCYFNLDNGTGKIRGVYLQGNDAVRPIFEAWLKPFHDLGATTLTIRNTGGTDHLSFDAVGLPGFQFIQDPIEYGTRTHHTNMDVYDRALKGDLMQASVIIASFVYHAAMRDEKLPRKPLPLAQPDEQSTPE
- a CDS encoding Uma2 family endonuclease translates to MSQPLTEFMPDIRHIITEDDTPVDNFASEKQQRLLTEPLYSSWAGPGQGRSFLVAANVGIFYTPRAAAIVPDVFLSLDVEVAPDWWQKEHRSYFLWEFGKPPEVVIEIVSNREGGEADEKKQKYARIKVGYYVIYDPLQQVMPEPLTIYQLRGHTYVLQAEPRFPDLKLGLTLWEGEYEGRQDVWLRWTDEQGRIILTGKERAEAERERAEAERERAEAERERAEQERQRAEQERAEKEALREQLELERQRVAQLTERLRQLGREPE
- the crn3 gene encoding CRISPR-associated ring nuclease Crn3/Csx3, with the protein product MNTRDVTVTLIPTEEDFQILDIFMEAGRIRPDVIRSLSLPSNIDPAKGVVISGRAPIWLYARLVHLCLNAPWVATYDPKAGAIIVVRRSVDRPQVGDVIPKEKVFCYLPKHSGPSNQEEPKPGIGSKAIAFLGPPHSGKSVLMNALRIKMQEVLPAEKFQRDFYVLRACPDGEGDWFNEIPQEVAMTLRYKNRFDDEFVNQICQALEQLRQQKQLLLVDCGGKIDRKNQRILNRCTHAVIVSRHPEEIPLWRGAAFSSELEILAEVESLTNSCAEVLSSSPLRIRLGKLERGERLAVPDELWGCLKSLIVD
- a CDS encoding TIGR03986 family CRISPR-associated RAMP protein, which translates into the protein KSKEFIFFLPADHAEEISVPDEMIERFQDDDQITQWQERAFPKDKPDPNCRDRNGMVRKNPPEPGDPVFFLRENEQLTFFGRAQMFRLPYTQRPIDLVPPELRRPEDIDYAEALFGFVRTKKELAEMKQRGVIQEIPKQGDKRRAYAGRVFVTDAVLEDGQSDYWLSPDPITPKILATPKPTAFQHYLVQTGDNKSQLKHYGSPTPQDTIIRGHKRYWHQGLSSDEGLTLDRIRELIEDERARLHQLAETSTQHTQFKPVKPGVKFTFRVYFENLCDRELGALCWTLHPLGDSSKEYCHHLGMGKPLGMGAVKLEATLHLTNRSTRYGTLFDGDNWQTGATASSESLSDRGTLEARVKDFEQHVLETLGHSATGHHLSEVKRIGMLLKLMEWPGFRAVPPIPGQPAPNNCVITENGVQRPNTRYMMIELPGVSGSGRNEYRDRPVLPDPCAFDSSICTLAESASNSSDAPASASAQPSTSSGSTPSLPSSLKVVSNPSGRKAKKRKRKRPNR
- a CDS encoding SBBP repeat-containing protein; amino-acid sequence: MKRTFSLMLIGVWWLGWTSPLHHDINGAASLNSALSARAATLTSWVNTRFAQQPLSFESNQGQCDPRVKFLARGPGYDVYFAATEAVLHLRATNARESKQDRSTARADAGEPETNLQESQSATLRLKLIGARTTPQIVGLEPIAARKHYFIGNDPQQWRTDIPMYAKIKYAQVYPGVDLIYYGNQNQLEYDFVVAPGIDPNVIRIGIEGGDHLNIDAQGDLVIHIGRQQLRQRRPFIYQDINGQRVHVAGSFKFLSQSSTGSQLMEAPRSIIGFQVERYDTSHPLIIDPVLSYSTYLGGDNNDRSYAIAVDATGSVYVTGETISSDFPTRNAYETSGPFDAIVAKFSPSGALVYSTYLGGSDSETGYGIAVDAMGHAYVTGLTGSSNFPTTAGAFQRTFGGGQYDAFVTKLSPTGSSLIYSTYIGTAERDFGYGIALDATNSAYIVGRSYRPANVSYDVLVAKLNPTGSTLNYGVTFGGNPLDDEGYAIAVDSAGNAYVTGCTKSPDFPATPGVFQPTHTDTGCGVVGCFECEAFVTKVNAGGTALVYSTFLGGDRPDVGRGIVVDSAGNAYVTGWTLSTDRSPPLKPFPVTSGAFQRTHGGFRDGFIAKLNASGTALVYSTFLGGNSDDLAYAIALDQAGNVYVTGQTTSANFPVLDALPGQSTFLGSSTYPNAFVTKLNPSGAGLVYSTYLGGSENILLGVDSGDAGYGIAVDSTGAAYVTGITTSNNFPTASAFQRERAGAIDVFVAKLAAQAAPPPQVPVIMLTSGVPHTGSIPAPQPGSGILNSTQYTIQVPSGATRLRVDLSGNQDVDLFVRFGQPIQIQGGQAVADYRSTSAGGTETITITTTSSPPLRAGTYYIAVANFGPGAATFTLTATVTP